A genomic region of Eucalyptus grandis isolate ANBG69807.140 chromosome 5, ASM1654582v1, whole genome shotgun sequence contains the following coding sequences:
- the LOC104438860 gene encoding LOW QUALITY PROTEIN: glutamate receptor 2.1 (The sequence of the model RefSeq protein was modified relative to this genomic sequence to represent the inferred CDS: inserted 3 bases in 2 codons; substituted 1 base at 1 genomic stop codon), translated as MVPPRVSSDAEKAPPFGSRLFHNRYDFQEGPQITMAQSGNNNAQTILVNVGVVLDLETWVGQMGLSCVNLSLSDFYTSNXLPTRDPKQDEVAAAAAALDLIKNKQVQAIIGPQRSSQANFIIHLGNKSHVPIISFSATGPSLSSIRSPYFIRAAQNDSSQVNAISAVVQAFGWREVVLIYVDSEFGEGIIPSLTDALEEVDTRVSYRSLIPPSATDNQILRELYKLMTMQVRVFIMHMLPTLGSQLFDKAKEVGMMSEGYVWILTNVITDQLSSLDSSVVTSSMQGVLGINAYIPSTPNLNNFTARWKMKFQQDNPSVLNPTLNIFGYWAYDAAQALAMAVEEMGVANFTFQMFDASIDTTDLDIIGVSKSGPKLLQELASTTFTGLTGNFRLVHGQLEWSTFQIVNINGHAARGIGFWTQENGLLRYLYSFSKSKYSTSKSNLGSIIWPGDSTSIPKGWDTPTNGKRLKILVPVRDGFNQFVQVTNDLSTNTSKVIGYCIDIFQTIIEKLPYAVAYDLIPFAFSNGSSAGRYGDMIDQVFYQNYDGIVGDITITANRSLYVDFTAPYTEPGVAMLVPYKDSKGKNAWVFLKPLTWDLWLTTGCFFVFIAFVVWILEHQINEDFQGPAGHQVGTSFWFSFSIMVFAQRERVLSNLARFVVIVWVFVVLILTQCYTASLSSLLVVXNLQPTVVDVDELLKSGENVGYLENSFIYGMLKQMKFDDSRLISYKSAEECKVLLXKGSDKGGIAAAFDEVPYIKFAISQYCKRYTMIPTLRSAGFGFVFPKGSPLVPDISRVILNDTEVLKMMEIENKWLPPKSNYPDSSNSLDLDSFWGLFLIAGAAAVLALLIFMVMFVKRNWHVVASPSGSLREKFVTLGRRFYERDLNSHTFEKARFRDRNMDDGDNEIAAVETLENTNFPLSFSRDINQNNDDINNEQGMPSTEQGLSNHVDEGCSNDRQTSIL; from the exons TACTTCAAA CCTTCCTACAAGAGATCCCAAACAAGATGaggttgctgctgctgccgcag CACTTGATCTAATAAAGAATAAGCAAGTCCAAGCCATAATAGGACCTCAACGTTCATCGCAAGCAAACTTCATCATTCACCTTGGAAACAAATCTCATGTGCcgatcatctctttttctgcTACTGGTCCTTCCCTCAGTTCCATTCGGAGTCCTTACTTCATTCGAGCTGCGCAAAATGACTCATCGCAAGTGAATGCCATAAGCGCAGTCGTGCAAGCTTTTGGCTGGAGAGAAGTGGTCCTCATATACGTGGACAGTGAGTTCGGAGAAGGCATCATACCTTCTCTTACGGATGCTTTGGAAGAGGTCGACACGCGAGTGTCTTATAGGAGCCTCATTCCTCCTTCGGCCACGGACAATCAAATCCTGCGGGAACTCTACAAGTTAATGACGATGCAAGTGAGGGTCTTCATAATGCACATGTTACCGACCCTCGGATCTCAGCTATTTGACAAAGCAAAAGAGGTGGGAATGATGAGCGAAGGTTATGTGTGGATCTTGACTAATGTAATCACTGACCAATTGAGTTCTCTGGATTCATCTGTCGTCACTAGTTCGATGCAAGGAGTATTGGGCATCAACGCTTACATCCCGAGCACACCAAACCTGAACAACTTCACGGCCCGATGGAAGATGAAATTCCAACAAGACAATCCATCCGTCCTTAATCCTACGTTGAACATTTTTGGATACTGGGCTTATGACGCTGCTCAGGCTCTGGCAATGGCTGTCGAGGAAATGGGTGTGGCTAATTTTACCTTCCAGATGTTTGATGCTTCAATAGATACAACAGATCTCGACATTATTGGGGTCTCTAAAAGTGGTCCGAAACTTCTCCAAGAACTAGCCAGTACGACATTCACGGGCCTCACTGGAAATTTTAGACTCGTTCATGGGCAGCTAGAGTGGTCAACATTCCAGATTGTTAATATCAATGGACATGCAGCAAGAGGGATTGGATTTTGGACGCAAGAAAATGGGCTGCTAAGATATTTGTATTCATTCAGCAAAAGTAAATATTCCACTTCGAAGAGTAATCTCGGATCGATAATATGGCCAGGAGATTCCACCTCTATTCCTAAGGGATGGGACACTCCCACAAATGGGAAGAGGCTGAAAATTTTAGTCCCTGTGAGGGATGGTTTCAATCAATTCGTGCAAGTGACTAATGATCTTAGCACAAATACATCCAAAGTCATTGGATACTGTATTGACATCTTTCAAACCATTATAGAAAAATTGCCTTATGCTGTGGCTTATGACCTTATTCCGTTTGCCTTTTCCAATGGAAGTAGCGCGGGCAGGTACGGCGACATGATCGATCAAGTATTTTACCAG AATTACGATGGAATCGTGGGTGATATAACAATCACTGCAAACAGATCACTGTACGTAGACTTCACTGCACCATACACCGAACCGGGGGTCGCAATGCTCGTGCCATACAAGGACAGCAAGGGCAAGAATGCTTGGGTTTTCTTGAAGCCACTCACTTGGGACCTTTGGTTAACAACCGGATGCTTCTTTGTGTTTATAGCATTCGTCGTGTGGATTCTTGAACACCAAATTAATGAAGATTTCCAGGGTCCGGCTGGGCATCAAGTTGGCACGAGCTTTTGGTTCTCATTTTCAATCATGGTCTTTGCACAAA gGGAGAGAGTATTAAGCAACCTAGCCAGATTTGTTGTGATCGTGTGGGTTTTCGTGGTACTTATACTAACACAATGTTATAcagcaagcttgagctctcttTTAGTGGTGTAAAATCTTCAACCAACTGTGGTTGATGTGGATGAGCTCCTTAAGAGTGGAGAAAATGTGGGTTACTTGGAAAACTCTTTCATTTATGGAATGTTAAAGCAAATGAAGTTCGATGATTCCAGACTTATATCTTATAAGTCCGCTGAAGAATGCAAAGTGCTTC TCAAGGGAAGTGACAAGGGTGGGATTGCAGCAGCATTCGATGAAGTCCCCTACATTAAATTTGCCATTTCTCAATATTGCAAAAGATATACCATGATCCCAACATTAAGAAGTGCTGGATTTGGCTTT GTTTTCCCCAAAGGGTCTCCGCTAGTACCTGATATTTCCCGAGTAATCCTTAATGATACTGAAGTGCTTAAAATGATGGAAATCGAAAATAAATGGTTGCCACCGAAATCCAACTATCCAGATTCTTCCAACAGCTTGGATCTTGACAGTTTTTGGGGCCTATTCTTGATTGCTGGAGCTGCTGCAGTTTTAGCTCTCCTCATCTTCATGGTCATGTTTGTTAAAAGAAACTGGCATGTCGTTGCAAGTCCTTCAGGTTCACTACGGGAGAAATTTGTTACATTGGGAAGAAGATTTTACGAAAGAGACCTCAACTCCCATACTTTTGAGAAAGCCAGATTTAGAGATAGAAATATGGATGATGGCGACAATGAGATTGCAGCCGTTGAAACTTTGGAAAACACTAACTTCCCTCTGAGTTTTTCAAGAGATATCAACCAAAACAATGATGATATAAACAATGAGCAAGGCATGCCGTCTACAGAACAAGGACTTTCTAATCATGTAGATGAAGGGTGCTCCAACGACCGACAAACATCGATCTTATAA